Proteins encoded in a region of the Halothiobacillus diazotrophicus genome:
- a CDS encoding arginine/lysine/ornithine decarboxylase has product MLFRFPIVIIDEDFRSENASGLGVRALADAIRAEGEEVLGVTSYIDLASFAQQQSRVSAFIVSIDDEEFHTMGENDVDEELPVIVQLQKFIREIRFRNADIPIFLYGETRTSRHLPNSVLKELHGFIHMFEDTPEFVARHVIREARAYLSSLAPPFFSALTGYAADGSYSWHCPGHSGGVAFLKSPVGQMFHQFFGENLLRADVCNAVDELGQLLDHTGPVAASERNAARIFNADHLFFVTNGTSTSNRMVWNSNVAPGDIVVVDRNCHKSILHSIILTGAIPVFLMPTRNHYGIIGPIPQSEFSIENIHAKIEAHPFASQAENKNPRILTITQSTYDGVIYNVEEIKHQLDGHVDNLHFDEAWLPHAAFHDFYGDYHAIGADRPRCSQSVIYSTQSTHKMLAGLSQASQVLVQDSKANLFDRDVFNEAYLMHSSTSPQYAIIASCDVAAAMMEPPGGTALVEESIFEALDFRRAMRKVDEEYGDDWWFKVWGPDTLAEEGIGSQEDWMICAKDTWHGFDNMTDRFNMLDPIKATVITPGLNINGDFDETGIPAAIVTKYLAEHGVVVEKTGLYSFFIMFTIGITKGRWNTLLAALQQFKDEYTKNQPLWRILPDFVAKHPRYERMGLRDLCDQLHNLYKQSDVARLTTEMYLSTMEPAMRPADAWAKMARKQIDRVPIDELEGRITASLVTPYPPGIPLLIPGERFNKVIVNYLKFARDFNRQLPGFETDVHGLIAEDTEFGKRYFVDCVRDD; this is encoded by the coding sequence ATGTTGTTCCGTTTCCCCATCGTCATCATCGACGAAGATTTCCGTTCAGAAAATGCATCCGGCCTCGGCGTTCGCGCGCTGGCCGATGCCATCCGTGCCGAGGGTGAAGAAGTACTGGGGGTCACGAGCTATATCGACCTCGCCTCCTTCGCCCAGCAACAGAGCCGGGTTTCTGCGTTCATCGTGTCGATCGACGACGAGGAATTCCACACCATGGGGGAAAACGACGTCGATGAAGAGCTGCCGGTCATCGTGCAGCTCCAGAAGTTCATTCGGGAGATCCGTTTCCGCAACGCGGACATCCCGATCTTCCTGTACGGGGAAACGCGCACCAGTCGCCATCTGCCGAATTCCGTCCTCAAGGAACTGCACGGCTTCATCCACATGTTCGAGGACACGCCGGAATTCGTCGCGCGACATGTGATCCGCGAGGCGCGTGCCTACCTCAGTTCGCTGGCGCCGCCGTTCTTCAGCGCCCTCACCGGCTATGCGGCGGACGGCTCCTATTCCTGGCATTGCCCGGGCCACTCGGGCGGCGTGGCCTTCCTGAAAAGCCCGGTCGGCCAGATGTTCCACCAGTTCTTCGGGGAAAACCTGCTGCGCGCCGACGTCTGCAACGCCGTGGACGAACTGGGCCAGCTGCTCGACCACACCGGTCCCGTGGCCGCCTCCGAGCGCAATGCCGCCCGTATTTTCAACGCCGACCACCTGTTCTTCGTGACCAACGGCACCTCCACCTCCAACCGCATGGTGTGGAACTCGAACGTCGCACCGGGCGATATCGTGGTGGTCGACCGCAACTGCCACAAGTCGATCCTGCACTCGATCATCCTCACCGGGGCGATCCCGGTGTTCCTGATGCCCACCCGCAACCACTACGGCATCATCGGCCCGATTCCGCAAAGCGAGTTCAGCATCGAGAACATCCACGCGAAGATTGAGGCGCATCCTTTCGCATCGCAGGCCGAGAACAAGAACCCGCGCATCCTCACGATCACCCAATCCACCTATGACGGGGTCATCTACAACGTCGAGGAAATCAAGCACCAGCTCGACGGCCACGTGGATAACCTGCATTTCGACGAAGCCTGGCTGCCGCACGCGGCATTCCACGATTTCTACGGCGACTACCACGCCATCGGCGCCGACCGCCCGCGTTGCAGCCAGTCCGTGATCTATTCCACGCAATCGACCCACAAGATGCTGGCCGGTCTCTCCCAGGCCTCGCAGGTGCTCGTTCAGGACAGCAAGGCCAACCTGTTCGACCGCGACGTATTCAATGAAGCCTATCTGATGCACTCCTCCACCTCGCCGCAGTACGCGATCATCGCCTCCTGCGACGTGGCCGCCGCCATGATGGAGCCGCCGGGCGGCACCGCCTTGGTCGAGGAATCGATTTTCGAGGCGCTCGATTTCCGCCGCGCCATGCGCAAGGTCGACGAGGAATACGGCGACGACTGGTGGTTCAAGGTCTGGGGCCCGGACACCCTGGCCGAGGAAGGCATCGGTTCCCAGGAAGACTGGATGATCTGCGCCAAGGACACCTGGCACGGTTTCGACAACATGACCGATCGGTTCAACATGCTCGATCCGATCAAGGCCACGGTCATCACCCCCGGCCTGAACATCAACGGCGACTTCGACGAAACCGGCATCCCCGCCGCCATCGTCACCAAGTACCTGGCCGAGCATGGCGTCGTGGTCGAAAAGACCGGGCTCTACAGCTTCTTCATCATGTTCACCATCGGCATCACCAAGGGCCGCTGGAACACCCTGCTGGCCGCCCTGCAACAGTTCAAGGACGAATACACCAAGAACCAGCCGCTGTGGCGCATCCTGCCGGATTTCGTCGCCAAGCATCCGCGCTATGAGCGGATGGGCCTGCGCGATCTCTGCGACCAGCTGCACAACCTCTACAAGCAGAGCGACGTCGCCCGCCTGACCACCGAGATGTACCTCTCCACCATGGAACCGGCCATGCGCCCGGCGGACGCCTGGGCGAAAATGGCCCGCAAGCAGATCGACCGCGTGCCCATCGACGAACTGGAAGGCCGCATCACCGCCTCCCTGGTCACGCCCTACCCGCCCGGCATCCCTTTGCTGATTCCCGGCGAACGCTTCAACAAGGTCATCGTCAACTACCTGAAGTTCGCCCGGGATTTCAACCGGCAGCTGCCTGGCTTCGAGACCGATGTCCATGGCCTCATCGCCGAAGACACCGAATTCGGCAAGCGCTACTTCGTGGATTGCGTCCGGGACGACTAA
- the nagZ gene encoding beta-N-acetylhexosaminidase: MTALGPLMVDVAGLALTEGERSRLRHPSVGGVILFARNYESPEQLAALTAEIRALRHPHLLIAVDQEGGRVQRFRDQGFIHLPPMGRLGEVFAKDRQAGLEAARSLGWLMAVQLRQVGVDLSFAPVLDLNRGVSGVIGDRAFAREPAAVAALAIAWIGGMKDAGMAAVGKHFPGHGSIAEDSHIAHPVDRRTLETIEREDLRPFLALIERYVPALMAAHVIYPAVDSLPAGFSSVWISRMLREQWRYQGAVFTDDLTMAAAEAGGEIEDRVDAALAAGCDMALICNHPDWVDRVLACREYPADPVREARLAHLLAHGHAHPPTVEQLEKDPRFAEARTWVERLYDANTETGWFLNEE; this comes from the coding sequence ATGACGGCTTTGGGGCCCTTGATGGTGGATGTGGCCGGGTTGGCCCTGACGGAAGGCGAACGGAGTCGTTTGCGTCATCCTTCCGTGGGTGGCGTGATCCTGTTTGCCCGTAATTATGAGTCGCCCGAGCAACTGGCGGCACTGACGGCCGAAATCCGGGCGCTGCGCCATCCGCACCTGCTCATCGCCGTCGATCAGGAGGGTGGCCGGGTGCAGCGTTTTCGCGACCAGGGCTTCATCCATCTGCCGCCGATGGGGCGCCTGGGCGAGGTATTCGCCAAGGATCGACAGGCCGGTCTGGAGGCGGCGCGATCCCTGGGCTGGTTGATGGCCGTCCAATTACGGCAGGTCGGTGTGGATCTCAGCTTTGCGCCGGTGTTGGATCTCAATCGCGGCGTCAGCGGTGTGATCGGCGATCGGGCGTTCGCGCGCGAACCCGCCGCGGTCGCCGCCTTGGCGATCGCCTGGATCGGCGGCATGAAGGACGCGGGCATGGCGGCGGTGGGCAAGCACTTCCCCGGTCATGGCTCGATCGCGGAGGACTCTCATATTGCCCATCCGGTCGATCGCCGTACGCTCGAAACCATCGAGCGTGAGGATTTGCGACCCTTCCTGGCACTGATCGAGCGATACGTGCCTGCCCTGATGGCGGCCCACGTGATCTATCCGGCGGTCGATAGTCTGCCGGCCGGGTTTTCATCGGTCTGGATCTCGCGCATGTTACGTGAGCAATGGCGCTATCAGGGTGCCGTGTTCACGGACGATCTGACCATGGCGGCCGCCGAGGCGGGCGGGGAAATCGAAGATCGGGTCGATGCCGCTCTGGCCGCAGGATGCGACATGGCGTTGATCTGCAATCATCCGGACTGGGTGGATCGGGTGTTGGCCTGTCGGGAATATCCGGCCGATCCGGTCCGCGAGGCACGTCTGGCGCATCTGCTGGCCCATGGTCACGCGCACCCGCCGACGGTGGAACAACTGGAGAAGGACCCGCGCTTCGCCGAAGCGCGGACCTGGGTCGAACGTCTGTATGATGCGAATACCGAAACGGGCTGGTTTTTGAATGAAGAGTGA